In Sedimentibacter sp. MB31-C6, one genomic interval encodes:
- a CDS encoding nitroreductase family protein: MEQNLLNLLMKRRSVRIFKNEKPDNELIQNIIKAGLLAPSSKNKKPVEFIVIDDKETILKLKDCKNKGNIGLDTAPYAIVVIGDSEKSDVWIEDASIAASYIQLEAEELGLGTVWIQMRKRISNQDNNSESEVRKVLNIPENYGVLCIIAVGYKNEIKNPYNENDIDASKVHYGKY; the protein is encoded by the coding sequence TTGGAACAAAATTTATTGAATCTATTAATGAAAAGAAGATCTGTTAGAATTTTTAAGAATGAAAAGCCAGATAATGAATTAATACAAAATATAATCAAAGCTGGATTGTTAGCACCTTCATCTAAAAATAAGAAACCGGTTGAATTTATAGTAATAGATGATAAAGAAACAATACTTAAACTAAAGGATTGTAAAAATAAAGGCAATATTGGACTTGATACTGCACCATATGCGATTGTAGTAATTGGTGACAGTGAAAAAAGCGATGTTTGGATAGAAGATGCTTCAATTGCAGCTTCATACATACAATTGGAGGCAGAAGAGTTAGGCTTGGGAACTGTTTGGATTCAAATGAGAAAAAGAATTAGTAACCAAGATAACAACTCTGAATCCGAAGTGCGAAAGGTATTAAATATACCTGAAAATTACGGTGTTCTATGTATAATAGCTGTTGGCTATAAAAATGAAATCAAAAATCCTTACAATGAAAATGATATTGATGCTTCAAAGGTACATTATGGAAAATATTAG
- a CDS encoding L-threonine 3-dehydrogenase has product MRKILITGALGQIGSELTVKMRKIYGSDNVVASNRRVKKGHEQLIESGPFEIIDVNDPVSLSFAVDKHKINTIVNLAALLSATGEKNPQQCWNINMNGLYNVLETAREKNCMVFTPSSIAAFGPSTPKDETPQETIQRPTTMYGVTKVAGELLSDYYFRRFGVDTRGVRFPGLISYKTLPGGGTTDYAVHIYYEALKNQKYTSFIRKGTYMDMMYMSDALSAIMELIEANPDRLKHRNAFNVTAMSFDPEMLATSIRKFIPEFELDYDVDPIRQKIADSWPNSLDDSAAREEWDWNPKYDLGSMTKDMLEKLRSKLDI; this is encoded by the coding sequence GTGAGAAAAATATTAATCACGGGTGCATTAGGACAAATAGGTTCTGAATTAACAGTAAAAATGCGTAAGATTTATGGTTCTGACAATGTGGTGGCGAGTAACAGAAGAGTGAAAAAAGGTCATGAACAACTAATTGAATCTGGTCCATTTGAAATCATTGATGTCAATGACCCAGTATCATTGTCATTTGCAGTGGATAAACACAAAATAAACACCATTGTAAACCTTGCTGCATTACTATCAGCCACAGGAGAAAAAAATCCTCAACAATGTTGGAATATAAATATGAATGGGTTGTATAACGTGTTAGAGACAGCCAGAGAGAAAAATTGCATGGTATTTACACCTTCATCAATTGCCGCCTTCGGTCCTTCAACACCAAAGGACGAAACTCCCCAAGAAACAATTCAAAGACCCACAACTATGTATGGAGTAACAAAGGTAGCAGGTGAATTATTGAGTGACTATTACTTTAGACGATTCGGTGTTGACACAAGAGGTGTCCGTTTCCCAGGTCTTATTTCATACAAGACATTGCCTGGAGGAGGAACAACAGATTATGCGGTTCATATATATTATGAAGCCTTAAAAAACCAAAAATATACTAGCTTTATTCGTAAAGGCACTTACATGGATATGATGTACATGTCGGACGCATTAAGTGCAATTATGGAGTTAATTGAGGCAAATCCAGATAGACTTAAGCATCGAAATGCTTTTAACGTTACTGCTATGAGCTTCGATCCAGAAATGCTAGCTACATCCATAAGAAAGTTTATACCTGAATTTGAGCTAGACTATGATGTTGATCCAATAAGGCAAAAAATAGCTGATTCATGGCCAAATTCATTAGATGACTCCGCTGCTAGAGAGGAATGGGACTGGAACCCGAAATATGACCTAGGTTCCATGACAAAGGACATGCTTGAGAAATTAAGAAGCAAATTAGATATTTAG
- a CDS encoding helix-turn-helix domain-containing protein: protein MALSASDNRIIDYEEKNQTSFIKTMEAYVQCNGNINKASAQLYIHRNTCIYRISKIKELFQIDIDDPYVRADILNSLSIYSFFE from the coding sequence ATGGCTTTAAGTGCAAGTGACAACAGAATAATCGATTATGAAGAAAAGAATCAAACTTCCTTTATTAAAACAATGGAAGCATATGTACAATGTAATGGCAATATTAACAAAGCTTCTGCACAATTATATATTCATAGAAATACATGCATTTATCGTATTTCAAAAATAAAAGAATTATTTCAAATAGATATAGATGACCCATATGTAAGGGCTGATATTCTAAATTCTTTATCCATTTATAGTTTTTTTGAATAA
- a CDS encoding type II toxin-antitoxin system RelE/ParE family toxin has protein sequence MSRNVIYTEQAELDLRNIFEYIAYCLLAPDAAKNQSKRIMDAIATLDEMPFRHQRYEKEPWHSKGMRFIPVDNYLIFFFILESEYTVAVVRIMYGGRDIEYKLSI, from the coding sequence ATGAGTCGTAATGTTATCTATACAGAGCAAGCAGAACTTGATTTAAGAAACATTTTCGAATATATAGCTTATTGTTTACTTGCGCCTGATGCAGCAAAAAATCAATCCAAACGCATTATGGATGCAATTGCGACTCTTGATGAAATGCCATTTCGTCATCAACGTTATGAAAAAGAACCATGGCACAGTAAAGGCATGCGATTCATACCGGTAGATAATTATCTAATTTTCTTTTTCATACTTGAATCTGAATACACAGTTGCAGTTGTCCGCATTATGTATGGTGGACGTGATATAGAATATAAATTGTCTATATAA
- a CDS encoding type II toxin-antitoxin system RelB/DinJ family antitoxin: MARSSSIFARVEPEVKKQAEKVLEQLGIPMSNAINIFLRQIVLQKGIPFEMKLPESKIVAYGSLTEEQFNAEIEKGLSDLSSGKVISAQSVAEKMHQDYDV; the protein is encoded by the coding sequence ATGGCGAGATCATCAAGTATATTTGCACGTGTAGAGCCAGAAGTTAAAAAACAAGCAGAAAAAGTATTAGAACAGTTGGGAATTCCAATGTCTAATGCTATAAACATTTTTCTTCGTCAAATAGTATTGCAAAAAGGAATTCCATTTGAAATGAAATTGCCTGAAAGTAAGATTGTCGCTTACGGTTCATTAACAGAAGAGCAATTTAATGCAGAAATTGAGAAAGGACTGTCTGACTTAAGCTCTGGTAAGGTTATATCAGCTCAGAGCGTTGCGGAAAAGATGCATCAGGATTATGATGTATGA
- a CDS encoding M56 family metallopeptidase: protein MSELFLTVLNMSLTASYVIIFVMLIRLLLKKTPKIISYALWSVVAFRLIFPFSFESIFSLMPRNTNTVPISHDIIYQQNPQFNSGIEVVDSFVSQSLPVPIIGASANPLQIYAGIVSYIWVLGIIALLVYSIVSILVLKRQLITAELIEKNIYEANNLKTPFVLGLVRPEIYLPVGLSVEERGYILLHEQTHIQRKDHIIKVLAFLILSIHWFNPLVWIAFMLMSADMELSCDERVLNEMNDDVKRPYANSLLSLATGKHVLNGSPLAFGEGNVSGRIKNVLNYKKPSFWVILLAIIIIVVISIGLLTNPKKQESILHAENTTSYEIVHLSYGDEQYLISPLSGDSAKLVEKIIMDSLIKSSIYKGTDIREIEDCYLLRATYNDDTVIDNYTFIYNGRSVLQRGENGYYTFINEELYEKLVESFNNQQLVSNEPTNYDKISAYLKEEFINVFSPYYELIDFIISDYHEEVVDGNVEAIFSYTIVHKNYDRDPDTVQYIKEAKERGDKYYQTYYNEYLQPQNMNFYFKAVIDENNEITLYSKNLAIENDEWIETRMSDYIIKKTEEVSETSGNLNKTSNVLIENDIADFITYNFENRSMYIVGLEIFNEFGTEEFGYINEGSVNINSENVLEFYIIYYTGSYISGGTDIPGPEVRFKMNLDTNEIVEKEFTTAPNYAEAAELYPEYINPDSIKYSEKMTELSDERMVEIGLYFKNYIFEIEAR, encoded by the coding sequence ATGAGTGAACTATTTCTTACTGTTTTGAATATGAGTCTTACGGCAAGTTATGTAATTATTTTTGTAATGCTTATCAGGTTGCTGCTTAAAAAAACTCCAAAAATTATCTCCTATGCCTTATGGAGTGTGGTTGCTTTTAGACTTATATTTCCATTCTCCTTTGAAAGCATATTTAGCCTTATGCCACGGAATACAAATACTGTTCCAATTTCCCATGATATAATTTATCAGCAAAATCCGCAGTTTAATAGTGGAATAGAAGTCGTAGATTCATTTGTAAGTCAATCGCTTCCAGTACCGATTATTGGTGCAAGCGCAAATCCATTACAGATTTATGCGGGAATAGTGTCATATATTTGGGTTTTAGGCATAATAGCACTGCTTGTTTACAGTATTGTATCTATTTTAGTTTTAAAAAGGCAACTTATAACTGCAGAATTAATAGAGAAGAATATATACGAAGCTAATAATTTGAAAACACCATTTGTTCTTGGATTAGTTAGACCAGAAATATATTTACCAGTTGGACTTAGCGTTGAAGAAAGAGGATATATTTTGTTGCATGAACAGACTCATATACAGCGTAAAGACCACATTATTAAGGTGTTAGCTTTTCTAATATTGTCCATCCACTGGTTTAATCCTCTTGTGTGGATTGCATTTATGTTAATGAGTGCGGATATGGAGCTATCCTGTGATGAAAGAGTACTGAACGAGATGAATGATGATGTTAAAAGGCCTTATGCTAATTCATTATTGTCTCTTGCTACAGGAAAGCATGTTTTAAACGGGAGTCCTCTTGCTTTTGGTGAGGGAAATGTAAGTGGGCGGATAAAAAATGTATTAAACTATAAGAAACCTTCTTTCTGGGTTATCTTACTGGCTATAATCATCATAGTAGTAATAAGTATTGGATTACTTACAAATCCTAAGAAACAAGAAAGTATTCTACATGCGGAAAATACTACTTCTTATGAAATAGTCCATCTTTCTTACGGTGATGAACAGTATTTAATATCACCATTATCAGGTGACAGTGCAAAACTTGTAGAAAAAATTATTATGGACAGTTTGATAAAATCAAGTATATATAAAGGTACTGACATTAGGGAGATAGAGGATTGTTATCTTTTACGTGCAACTTATAATGATGATACAGTAATAGACAATTACACATTCATTTATAATGGTAGATCAGTATTGCAGCGAGGTGAGAACGGGTATTACACCTTCATAAATGAGGAACTTTATGAAAAACTCGTAGAATCCTTTAATAATCAACAACTTGTATCTAATGAACCTACAAACTATGATAAAATAAGTGCATATTTAAAAGAAGAATTCATAAATGTTTTCTCACCTTATTATGAATTAATAGATTTTATAATATCTGATTATCATGAAGAAGTTGTGGATGGAAATGTAGAAGCTATATTTTCTTATACAATTGTTCACAAAAATTATGATAGAGATCCAGATACTGTACAATACATAAAAGAAGCTAAAGAACGGGGCGACAAGTATTATCAAACTTATTATAATGAATATTTACAGCCTCAAAATATGAATTTTTATTTTAAAGCTGTTATTGATGAAAATAATGAGATAACTCTATATTCTAAAAATCTTGCAATAGAAAATGATGAATGGATAGAAACGAGGATGTCCGATTACATTATTAAAAAAACGGAAGAAGTTTCAGAAACAAGTGGCAATCTTAATAAAACCAGTAATGTACTAATAGAGAATGATATTGCAGATTTTATTACCTATAATTTTGAGAACAGGTCAATGTATATTGTCGGATTGGAAATTTTTAATGAATTCGGCACAGAGGAATTCGGATACATTAATGAGGGTAGCGTCAATATAAATTCTGAAAATGTTTTAGAATTTTATATAATATATTATACAGGTTCTTATATTAGTGGTGGAACAGATATTCCAGGTCCAGAGGTGCGTTTTAAAATGAATCTTGATACTAATGAAATTGTTGAAAAAGAGTTTACAACAGCACCGAATTATGCGGAAGCAGCTGAACTTTATCCTGAATATATTAACCCTGACTCCATTAAATATAGTGAAAAAATGACCGAATTAAGTGATGAACGTATGGTTGAAATAGGATTGTATTTTAAGAATTATATCTTTGAAATAGAAGCAAGATAA
- a CDS encoding BlaI/MecI/CopY family transcriptional regulator — MKEYKLTESEEKFADIIWQNEPIGSGDLVKLCEKEMNWKKSTTYTVLKKLCEKGIFKNENAVVTSIKTKKEYYANQSIRFVEETFGGSLPKFLTAFIGGKKLNKHQVEELKKLIDDHREV; from the coding sequence ATGAAAGAGTATAAACTAACTGAAAGTGAAGAAAAGTTTGCAGATATCATTTGGCAGAACGAGCCGATTGGTTCTGGCGACCTTGTTAAGCTATGTGAAAAAGAAATGAACTGGAAAAAGTCCACAACATATACAGTACTTAAAAAGTTATGCGAAAAAGGTATTTTTAAAAATGAAAATGCTGTTGTTACATCTATAAAAACCAAGAAAGAATATTATGCAAATCAAAGTATACGATTCGTTGAGGAAACTTTTGGAGGGTCATTGCCTAAATTTTTGACTGCTTTTATTGGAGGTAAGAAATTAAATAAACATCAAGTTGAAGAGTTGAAAAAGCTGATTGATGATCACAGAGAGGTGTAG
- a CDS encoding GNAT family N-acetyltransferase, protein MELKNYGIMSDEEIDVIIKELKNGDSEKGRVPEYKFKILLHNTDVEIEIGHINLRLGNSEKVENYIGHVGYGINEEYRGKKYAAKACNIIKNVIKDNSLNKVIITCNPDNFASRSICESIGAKLIEIIDIPTSSDAYSKTEPQKCRYEWIID, encoded by the coding sequence ATGGAACTAAAAAATTATGGTATTATGAGTGATGAAGAAATAGATGTTATTATAAAAGAACTAAAAAATGGTGATTCTGAAAAAGGAAGAGTACCTGAATACAAGTTTAAAATATTGCTACATAATACTGATGTTGAAATTGAAATTGGACATATAAATTTAAGATTGGGAAATTCAGAAAAAGTTGAAAATTACATTGGCCACGTTGGGTATGGTATAAATGAAGAATACAGAGGAAAAAAATATGCAGCAAAAGCGTGTAACATTATTAAGAATGTAATAAAAGATAATTCATTGAATAAAGTTATAATTACTTGCAATCCTGATAATTTTGCATCAAGAAGTATATGCGAAAGTATTGGGGCAAAACTTATAGAAATTATAGATATTCCTACTTCTTCTGATGCATATTCAAAAACAGAACCACAAAAGTGCAGATATGAATGGATTATTGACTAA
- a CDS encoding GNAT family N-acetyltransferase, whose protein sequence is MILNKDSNRDNKIKNCMINTIGHTLDGKEYNLAIEQDNGETYGVKLLNRQISAGHNMFFAYDELNNPVSIALAEKFNNVVYISNVNTTPSKRCQGYGMAIINTIISYYKNSLIYLHTHNPEAASIYSQLGFSGGLFKSWWAVKGKLPEWCQQ, encoded by the coding sequence ATGATACTTAATAAAGATAGTAATAGAGATAATAAAATTAAAAATTGTATGATTAATACTATTGGACATACATTAGACGGAAAAGAATATAATCTTGCAATTGAACAGGATAATGGCGAAACTTATGGCGTTAAACTATTAAATAGACAAATCTCCGCAGGTCACAATATGTTTTTTGCTTACGATGAACTTAATAATCCTGTCAGTATAGCATTAGCTGAAAAATTTAACAATGTTGTTTATATATCAAACGTTAATACAACACCTTCAAAAAGGTGCCAAGGTTATGGTATGGCTATTATAAATACTATTATTTCATATTATAAAAATTCACTTATATATTTGCATACTCATAACCCTGAAGCAGCAAGTATTTACAGCCAATTAGGATTTTCAGGCGGATTATTTAAGTCATGGTGGGCAGTTAAGGGAAAACTACCTGAATGGTGCCAACAATAA
- a CDS encoding SAM-dependent methyltransferase — MYRGATEGYKPNVDLCREKLLPLGINFKVCNKPSEIPYDNEMLDMVINRHGDFNATELYRLLKNDGVFITQQVGGDNDRDLVEMVLPGTEKPFPHSNLKEQRKVFKEAGFQIIRSEEAYRPILFYDVGAFVWFAHIIEWEFPNFSVEKCFSQLLKMQKMINKTGKIEGTIHRYLIIAKK; from the coding sequence TTGTATCGAGGTGCAACAGAAGGTTATAAACCAAATGTAGACTTGTGCAGAGAAAAATTATTACCCCTTGGAATAAACTTTAAGGTGTGTAATAAACCATCTGAAATACCATATGATAATGAAATGCTTGATATGGTTATAAATCGTCATGGTGATTTCAACGCTACAGAATTATATAGGCTTCTAAAAAATGATGGCGTATTTATTACGCAGCAAGTCGGTGGGGATAACGATAGAGATTTAGTAGAAATGGTTTTGCCTGGAACTGAAAAACCGTTTCCACATTCGAATCTTAAAGAACAGCGTAAAGTATTCAAAGAAGCAGGATTTCAAATCATTCGTTCCGAAGAAGCATATAGACCTATTCTGTTTTATGATGTTGGTGCATTTGTATGGTTTGCACACATTATAGAATGGGAGTTTCCGAATTTTTCAGTAGAAAAGTGTTTTTCACAGTTATTAAAAATGCAGAAAATGATTAATAAAACTGGTAAAATCGAGGGGACAATACATCGTTACTTGATTATTGCAAAGAAATAA
- a CDS encoding phosphotransferase gives MENNIKYNVQFVQLCDMLSLGEIKREPKTITGGLMNRMYSIETTKGKFAVKALNPSVMARPEAVKNYIFSERIANVMHEYVPALPAKMFNGNSLIYLDKQYYLVFDWIDGITMKNYETSIEHCKIMGSILAKIHNIDFSNLGLVNDFTGDDTLIDWNYYLTRGKESKATWIKELTNNIDLLYTWHEKVIKASKIIDLSAVISHGDLEPKNVIWHMNDPIIIDWEAAGYINPQFDLLETARYWSMNKTGNLNKDRFLSFLEGYKKEGKCFTIDWNIVLDKGFQGKLWWLEYSLKRSLWIDCTDTKEQQMGSEHVIATIEELNNYANIVPTILSWLENKS, from the coding sequence ATGGAAAATAATATAAAATATAACGTACAATTTGTGCAACTTTGTGACATGCTTAGCCTTGGGGAAATAAAAAGAGAACCTAAAACCATAACTGGCGGGTTAATGAATAGGATGTATTCTATTGAAACAACAAAGGGAAAATTTGCAGTTAAAGCATTAAATCCTTCAGTAATGGCAAGACCTGAAGCTGTAAAAAATTATATTTTTTCTGAACGTATAGCAAACGTTATGCATGAATATGTGCCTGCACTTCCTGCGAAGATGTTTAATGGCAATTCTCTAATTTATTTGGATAAACAATATTACCTAGTATTTGATTGGATTGATGGAATTACAATGAAAAACTATGAAACAAGCATTGAGCATTGTAAGATTATGGGCTCAATTCTTGCTAAAATACACAATATAGATTTTTCAAACTTAGGATTGGTAAATGATTTTACTGGTGATGATACTTTAATAGATTGGAATTACTATTTAACAAGAGGTAAGGAAAGTAAAGCTACATGGATTAAGGAACTAACTAATAATATTGATTTACTCTATACTTGGCATGAAAAGGTAATAAAAGCTTCTAAAATTATTGATTTGAGTGCTGTTATTAGTCATGGAGATTTAGAACCTAAAAATGTTATTTGGCACATGAATGATCCAATAATAATTGATTGGGAAGCAGCAGGATATATAAATCCGCAATTTGATTTGCTAGAAACAGCTAGGTATTGGTCTATGAACAAAACAGGCAATTTAAATAAAGATAGGTTCTTATCTTTTTTAGAAGGGTATAAGAAAGAAGGAAAATGTTTTACTATAGATTGGAACATAGTGTTAGATAAAGGATTTCAAGGCAAACTGTGGTGGCTTGAATATAGCTTAAAGAGATCCTTATGGATTGACTGCACAGATACAAAAGAACAGCAGATGGGATCAGAACATGTAATTGCAACTATAGAAGAATTAAATAATTATGCTAATATTGTACCAACTATACTTAGCTGGTTAGAAAATAAAAGTTAA
- a CDS encoding NUDIX hydrolase, producing the protein MDLTFQTKEGRFNYRVGAIIINNGNILVAKNHKSTYFYSVGGRVHFNETCEEAVKREVKEELGIDMEIDRAVFFHEQFFDERDTEEHFHEISIYYLMKVTEKIKDIICNSLTENGIEEELIWLPIDSLDKYTVFPRFFTTELLNLPVSMKNIVEIQNR; encoded by the coding sequence GTGGATTTAACATTTCAAACCAAAGAAGGAAGATTTAATTATAGGGTTGGAGCAATTATTATAAACAATGGAAATATTTTAGTTGCTAAAAATCATAAATCAACGTATTTTTATAGCGTTGGCGGTAGAGTGCATTTTAATGAGACATGTGAAGAGGCGGTTAAAAGAGAAGTTAAAGAAGAACTGGGTATAGATATGGAGATTGATAGAGCAGTATTTTTTCATGAACAGTTTTTTGATGAAAGAGACACAGAAGAGCACTTTCATGAAATTTCTATTTATTATTTGATGAAGGTGACAGAAAAGATTAAAGATATTATATGTAATTCGTTAACAGAGAATGGAATTGAGGAAGAACTTATTTGGTTACCAATAGATAGTCTTGATAAATATACAGTTTTTCCAAGGTTTTTCACTACTGAACTTTTAAATTTACCGGTAAGTATGAAAAACATAGTTGAAATACAAAATCGATAA
- a CDS encoding GNAT family N-acetyltransferase: MKHLGTKKLETDRLVLRRFVIEDADAMFNNWANDSEVTKYLMWPFHKSVEISRNVLSDWTNQYAKDDYYQWAIISKENGDEPIGSIAVVHKDDDVKMVHIGYCIGKRWWNQGITSEALAALVRFLFEEVGVNRIESRHDPRNPNSGKVMVKCGLKYEGTLREADWNNQGICDSAMYSILAKEYNTAK, from the coding sequence ATGAAACATTTAGGTACAAAAAAGCTTGAGACGGATAGATTGGTACTTCGTAGGTTTGTCATAGAAGATGCTGATGCAATGTTTAATAACTGGGCAAACGACTCAGAAGTTACAAAATACTTAATGTGGCCATTTCATAAATCGGTTGAAATCAGCCGTAATGTGTTGTCTGATTGGACCAATCAATATGCTAAAGATGACTATTACCAATGGGCTATTATATCAAAAGAAAACGGCGATGAACCAATTGGCAGTATTGCCGTTGTTCACAAAGATGATGATGTAAAAATGGTGCATATTGGGTACTGCATAGGAAAAAGATGGTGGAACCAAGGAATTACTTCTGAAGCTTTAGCCGCATTGGTTAGATTTCTTTTTGAAGAAGTAGGCGTAAATCGCATTGAATCACGCCATGATCCAAGAAACCCTAATTCTGGAAAAGTAATGGTGAAATGTGGTTTAAAGTACGAGGGGACACTTAGGGAAGCAGACTGGAATAATCAAGGGATATGTGACAGTGCTATGTATTCTATTTTAGCAAAGGAATATAACACCGCAAAATAA
- a CDS encoding DUF6904 family protein: MIKFENTENLTGVSITGDYYDFDNLADAFHKITVDEYSEKNSQYAEMSLRVLGVCYDIRHAYQGDREVILLDNNMDDEKMKYHSVITTTKNVYYKCNILYTEMLYTTIALNELIKLRMKELSKKKYLYEIPYDKNVIWDDTIASIRNFQAEFAKCVKEFLTERSYNMWLKYMNHENYIFTMYHQYLDILSIEYINMTKEKRLKGFTKISKRIAEFDNDDEYTYIKKSIDEAAKSYNCHRSEIRLRDMEYPECIVW; this comes from the coding sequence ATGATTAAATTTGAAAACACTGAAAACCTTACAGGGGTAAGTATCACAGGAGATTATTATGACTTTGATAATTTAGCGGATGCGTTTCATAAGATAACAGTTGATGAGTATTCTGAAAAGAATAGTCAATATGCTGAGATGTCACTCAGAGTTTTAGGTGTATGTTATGATATAAGGCATGCTTATCAAGGTGATAGGGAGGTTATTTTATTAGATAATAATATGGATGATGAAAAAATGAAATACCATTCAGTCATAACTACTACTAAAAACGTATATTATAAATGCAACATTCTTTATACCGAAATGTTATATACTACAATTGCTTTAAACGAGTTGATAAAGTTGAGAATGAAAGAACTTAGCAAAAAGAAATATTTATACGAAATTCCTTATGATAAAAATGTTATATGGGATGATACTATTGCTTCTATAAGAAACTTTCAAGCTGAATTTGCTAAATGTGTAAAAGAATTTCTTACAGAAAGATCATATAACATGTGGCTAAAATATATGAATCATGAGAATTATATTTTTACAATGTACCACCAGTATCTTGATATATTAAGTATAGAATATATTAATATGACAAAGGAAAAAAGGCTTAAAGGTTTTACTAAGATATCCAAAAGAATCGCAGAATTTGATAATGATGATGAATATACCTATATAAAAAAATCAATAGATGAAGCAGCAAAGTCATATAATTGTCACAGAAGCGAGATTCGACTTAGAGACATGGAGTACCCTGAGTGTATTGTATGGTAA
- a CDS encoding nitroreductase family protein — protein sequence MELIEAIKSRRSIRKFKSDAIPNNYIYELIKAARLAPSGTNLQPTRYVIIKSIEAKSKLKECTPLPFVSEAPLIIACCIDTNSVSQTNDRMTELREAQAFIDTPLDKEYPKRESNSKSSVYTEAVKSYLNLNAAIAIDHITLRAVDLGLGSCWVMMFDKEKVKKLLELDENYDVVALLPIGYPAQSPAQRPRFSLDKVLLKEI from the coding sequence ATGGAATTAATTGAAGCAATAAAATCAAGAAGAAGTATAAGAAAATTTAAGAGTGATGCTATTCCGAATAATTATATTTATGAATTAATTAAAGCAGCAAGACTGGCTCCTTCTGGCACTAATCTTCAACCTACGAGATATGTAATAATTAAAAGTATTGAGGCAAAATCAAAATTAAAAGAATGTACTCCTCTTCCATTTGTATCAGAAGCGCCTTTAATAATTGCATGTTGTATTGACACTAATTCTGTTTCACAAACTAATGATAGAATGACAGAACTCCGTGAAGCGCAAGCATTTATAGACACTCCGTTGGATAAAGAATATCCAAAGAGGGAGAGTAACAGTAAAAGCTCAGTATATACTGAAGCTGTAAAGTCATATTTGAATTTAAATGCAGCTATTGCTATTGATCATATAACTCTAAGAGCTGTTGATTTAGGACTTGGAAGCTGTTGGGTGATGATGTTCGACAAAGAGAAAGTTAAAAAGCTTTTGGAATTAGATGAAAATTATGATGTAGTTGCTTTGTTACCTATCGGCTACCCAGCTCAGTCACCTGCTCAGAGGCCAAGATTTAGCCTGGATAAAGTATTGCTAAAAGAAATATAA